The proteins below are encoded in one region of Thermococcus peptonophilus:
- a CDS encoding PDGLE domain-containing protein gives MEMDRVTKAFLSLVAVLIILSPVGILLVWNYDDAWGEWDVARVEHMVGQKLPGMEKLADAWNHAILPDYNVPGWEDKLHASMGYILSAVVGVALVLGFYYILVKFVAGKGLAS, from the coding sequence ATGGAAATGGACAGGGTTACCAAGGCGTTTCTGAGCTTGGTGGCCGTTTTGATAATCCTCTCCCCAGTAGGGATACTCCTAGTCTGGAACTACGACGATGCCTGGGGCGAGTGGGACGTAGCAAGAGTAGAGCACATGGTTGGTCAGAAGCTCCCGGGAATGGAAAAGCTTGCAGACGCGTGGAACCACGCCATACTTCCCGACTACAACGTCCCTGGATGGGAGGACAAGCTACACGCGTCTATGGGATACATACTCTCGGCGGTCGTCGGCGTAGCCCTTGTACTGGGGTTCTACTACATACTCGTCAAGTTCGTGGCTGGAAAAGGCTTAGCCTCTTGA
- the cbiM gene encoding cobalt transporter CbiM: MALHIPDGYLGPYTCAFFYAVMVPIWYKAFKWLKKLKPAQVPLLGVLTALAFLVMMYNLPVPGGTTAHIVGGTIIAILIDPWAATVALTIVLLIQALFFGDGGITSYAANVFNMGVVLPFVGYYTYKALTKAGISEVLSAGIGAYVGIVAAAIAAGIELGVQPLLQPGYSPYPLSVSVPAMAIAHLVTAGPAAAVVTAAVVWYVKRSRPDLFGMRAIAGTR, from the coding sequence TTGGCATTGCACATCCCCGATGGATACCTGGGCCCATACACCTGTGCGTTTTTCTACGCTGTGATGGTTCCAATATGGTACAAAGCCTTTAAGTGGCTGAAGAAACTAAAACCTGCGCAGGTGCCGCTGTTGGGAGTCTTAACGGCCTTGGCATTTCTGGTAATGATGTACAACCTGCCGGTTCCTGGGGGAACAACGGCACACATCGTAGGAGGCACAATAATAGCAATACTCATTGACCCATGGGCGGCAACTGTGGCCTTAACGATAGTCCTCCTTATACAGGCCCTCTTCTTTGGCGATGGTGGAATAACAAGCTACGCCGCCAACGTCTTCAACATGGGAGTTGTCCTTCCCTTCGTCGGCTACTACACTTACAAGGCCCTGACAAAGGCAGGAATAAGCGAGGTGCTTTCAGCGGGTATAGGGGCTTACGTTGGCATAGTAGCAGCCGCTATAGCAGCCGGAATCGAGCTTGGTGTTCAGCCCCTTCTTCAGCCCGGTTACTCCCCATATCCTCTGAGTGTCTCCGTCCCAGCTATGGCGATAGCCCACCTTGTAACTGCAGGACCAGCGGCTGCCGTGGTAACTGCTGCGGTCGTGTGGTACGTTAAGAGGAGCAGACCCGACCTCTTTGGTATGCGGGCGATCGCTGGGACGAGGTGA
- a CDS encoding proteasome assembly chaperone family protein, producing the protein MKETMIYLLERPQLRDPVFIEGLPGIGLVGKLAADHLIQELGAVKFAELYSPHFMHQVLIKKGSIVELMKNEFYYWVNPDEDGRDLIIITGDQQVPPTDSPGHYEVVGKMLDLVQELGVREIITMGGYQVPELKGEPRVLAAVTHEELVEYYKKKLEGCSVEVIWREDEGGAIVGAAGLLLGMGKLRSMYGISLLGESLGYIVDPKAAKAVLSAVTKILGIEVDMTALEERAKETEEILQKVQEMQRAMLEQGMPQSTQEEEDRGYL; encoded by the coding sequence ATGAAGGAAACGATGATTTACCTGCTTGAGAGGCCCCAGCTGAGGGACCCGGTATTCATCGAAGGCCTTCCTGGGATAGGCCTCGTTGGAAAGCTCGCGGCTGACCACCTCATTCAGGAGCTTGGAGCAGTCAAGTTCGCCGAGCTATACTCCCCCCACTTCATGCACCAGGTTCTCATCAAGAAGGGCTCGATAGTCGAGCTAATGAAGAACGAGTTCTACTACTGGGTTAACCCCGACGAGGACGGCAGAGACCTCATCATAATAACCGGCGACCAGCAGGTTCCACCAACAGACAGTCCCGGCCACTACGAAGTCGTTGGAAAGATGCTAGACCTCGTCCAGGAGCTCGGCGTTAGGGAGATAATAACCATGGGCGGCTACCAGGTGCCGGAGCTGAAGGGCGAGCCGAGAGTTCTCGCCGCTGTAACCCACGAGGAGCTAGTAGAATACTACAAAAAGAAGCTTGAGGGTTGCTCAGTTGAGGTAATCTGGAGGGAGGACGAGGGCGGAGCCATTGTTGGTGCCGCGGGCCTGCTCCTTGGCATGGGCAAGCTCCGCTCGATGTACGGCATAAGTCTCCTAGGTGAGAGCCTCGGCTACATCGTCGACCCGAAGGCAGCTAAGGCAGTCCTGAGCGCCGTCACTAAAATCCTCGGCATCGAGGTCGACATGACCGCACTCGAAGAGCGTGCCAAGGAGACCGAGGAGATACTTCAGAAAGTCCAGGAGATGCAGAGGGCGATGCTGGAGCAGGGAATGCCCCAGTCAACACAGGAAGAGGAAGATAGGGGCTACCTCTGA
- a CDS encoding RNA-protein complex protein Nop10: protein MHFRIRKCPNCGRYTLKEVCPVCGSETKVAHPPRFSPEDPYGEYRRRLKRELLGISRRS from the coding sequence ATGCACTTCAGGATAAGGAAGTGCCCCAACTGCGGGAGGTACACGCTGAAGGAAGTCTGCCCGGTCTGCGGGAGCGAGACCAAGGTAGCTCACCCCCCGCGCTTCTCGCCGGAAGACCCGTACGGCGAGTACAGGCGGAGGCTTAAGCGTGAACTCCTTGGTATTAGTAGGAGGTCTTGA
- a CDS encoding translation initiation factor IF-2 subunit alpha: MPRKAKEYPEEGEFVVATVKNIHPYGAFLTLDEYPGKEGFMHISEVAPTWVKNIRDYLKEGQKIVAKVIRVDPEKGHIDLSLKRVNQQQRKAKLQEYKRAQKAENLLKMAAEKLGKDFETAWREVWVPLEEEYGEVYAAFEDAAQNGMDVLKGLISDEWIEALKPIIEAYVEIPTVTIDAEFEITVPKPNGIEIIKEALIKARDRANKEKDIEVKFSYQGAPRYRIDITAPDYYKAEEVLEDIAEEILRVIKEAGGEATLIRKEKRIKKVKKRGS, encoded by the coding sequence ATGCCAAGGAAGGCTAAAGAGTACCCAGAGGAAGGAGAGTTTGTGGTTGCAACCGTTAAGAACATTCACCCTTACGGAGCCTTTCTCACCCTTGACGAGTATCCCGGAAAGGAGGGCTTCATGCACATAAGCGAGGTAGCCCCCACATGGGTCAAGAACATAAGGGACTACCTCAAAGAGGGACAGAAGATAGTCGCCAAGGTCATCCGCGTTGACCCTGAGAAAGGACACATCGACCTGAGCCTAAAGAGGGTTAACCAGCAGCAGAGGAAGGCAAAGCTCCAGGAGTACAAGAGGGCTCAGAAGGCAGAGAACCTGCTTAAAATGGCTGCCGAAAAGCTCGGAAAGGACTTCGAAACGGCCTGGAGAGAGGTCTGGGTTCCGCTTGAGGAAGAGTACGGCGAGGTTTATGCTGCCTTTGAGGACGCGGCCCAGAACGGGATGGACGTCCTTAAGGGACTCATCAGCGACGAGTGGATTGAGGCTTTAAAGCCGATAATCGAGGCCTACGTCGAGATTCCGACGGTCACTATAGATGCAGAGTTTGAGATAACCGTTCCGAAGCCCAACGGCATCGAGATAATCAAGGAGGCGCTCATAAAGGCCCGCGACAGGGCAAACAAGGAGAAGGACATCGAGGTCAAGTTCTCCTACCAGGGAGCGCCGCGCTACAGGATCGACATCACCGCTCCAGACTACTACAAGGCCGAAGAGGTCCTGGAAGACATAGCCGAGGAGATTCTCCGCGTCATCAAGGAAGCGGGCGGAGAGGCGACGCTGATAAGGAAGGAGAAGAGGATTAAGAAAGTTAAGAAGAGGGGTTCCTGA
- a CDS encoding 30S ribosomal protein S27e encodes MALPKNLIPMPRSRFLRVKCIDCGNEQIVFSHPATPVRCLVCGATLVEPTGGKGIIKAKVLEVLE; translated from the coding sequence ATGGCCCTCCCGAAGAACCTCATTCCGATGCCGAGGAGCAGGTTCCTCCGCGTTAAGTGCATTGACTGCGGCAACGAGCAGATAGTCTTCAGCCACCCGGCCACTCCCGTCAGGTGCCTGGTCTGCGGCGCCACTCTCGTCGAACCGACCGGCGGAAAGGGCATCATCAAGGCTAAGGTGCTTGAGGTTCTTGAGTGA
- a CDS encoding 50S ribosomal protein L44e, which produces MKYPKQIRTYCPFCKRHTIHKVEKVKKRPRSELSAGQRRFRRKLKGYTGFPRPNPAGREKPVKKLDLRFRCTVCGKAHTRGQGFRVKKFELVEV; this is translated from the coding sequence ATGAAGTACCCGAAGCAGATAAGGACGTACTGCCCGTTTTGTAAGAGACACACCATTCACAAGGTCGAGAAGGTTAAGAAGAGGCCGAGGAGCGAGCTGAGCGCGGGCCAGAGGAGGTTCAGGAGAAAGCTCAAGGGTTACACAGGTTTCCCGAGGCCGAACCCGGCTGGAAGGGAAAAGCCGGTCAAGAAGCTCGACCTCAGGTTCCGCTGCACCGTCTGCGGAAAGGCCCACACCAGGGGACAGGGCTTCCGTGTGAAGAAGTTCGAGCTGGTGGAGGTGTGA
- a CDS encoding lysine exporter LysO family protein, with protein sequence MRFLYLVLGSLVLGLLTGHFLGLDFGNAYEIMLDLLILLIGVDLGMSLNAEELKKLGKKSLILPTETLLGSLLGGAVGALMLGINVKWGLAIGAGCGWYSITGPLIAQYSAIYGAIGFLSNLLREILTIILYPILIKWIPPEKAVVMGGATTMDTTLPIITKFGGRKTTLVAFAHGFILTAVVPFVVSFILSL encoded by the coding sequence TTGAGGTTCCTCTACCTTGTGCTCGGTTCTCTCGTCCTTGGACTGCTCACTGGACATTTCCTAGGCCTGGATTTTGGAAACGCCTACGAGATTATGCTCGATCTCCTTATACTCCTCATAGGGGTCGATCTGGGTATGAGCCTCAACGCAGAGGAGCTGAAAAAACTCGGAAAGAAGTCCCTCATCCTGCCGACGGAGACACTTTTGGGATCTCTCCTTGGAGGGGCGGTCGGGGCGTTAATGCTCGGAATAAACGTGAAATGGGGACTCGCAATAGGTGCAGGGTGTGGGTGGTACTCAATAACTGGTCCGCTGATAGCCCAGTACTCGGCAATCTACGGTGCCATAGGATTTTTGAGCAACCTACTTAGGGAAATCCTGACTATAATCTTGTATCCGATTCTCATAAAATGGATACCGCCAGAGAAGGCAGTAGTCATGGGCGGGGCAACGACCATGGACACAACCCTGCCGATAATAACAAAATTCGGGGGAAGGAAAACCACTTTAGTTGCCTTTGCCCACGGCTTCATCCTTACGGCGGTAGTTCCGTTCGTGGTGTCGTTTATCCTGAGCCTCTGA
- a CDS encoding pyridoxal phosphate-dependent aminotransferase, which yields MIKPSERAMGVEYAIRDVVLPARELEKKGIEVIRLNIGDPGKYDFQPPEHMKEAYCRAIKEGHNYYGPSEGLPEMREAVVQREKRKNGVDITPDDVRVTTAVTEALQLLFGALLDPGDNILVPSPSYPPYTGLVKFYGGIPNEYETIEENGWQPDIDDMRKRINERTKAIAVINPNNPTGALYEKKTVKEILELAGEYDLPVISDEIYDLMTYEGKHVSPGSLTKDVPVIVMNGLSKVYFATGWRLGYFYYIDPENKLAEVREAVDKLMRIRICPSTPAQFAAIAGLTGPMDYLEEYMKKLKERRDYIYKRLTEIPGVSTQKPQGAFYIFPRIEERSKWKSDKEFVLDVLHEAHVLFVHGSGFGRAGNWHFRIVFLPPVEILEKAMDRFEEFMRKRMAE from the coding sequence ATGATCAAACCTTCCGAAAGGGCGATGGGCGTTGAGTACGCCATAAGGGATGTCGTCCTCCCGGCGAGAGAGCTTGAGAAAAAGGGCATTGAGGTAATCAGGCTCAACATAGGTGACCCCGGGAAGTACGACTTCCAGCCGCCGGAACACATGAAGGAGGCATACTGTAGGGCCATAAAAGAGGGTCACAACTACTACGGGCCGAGTGAGGGTTTACCTGAGATGAGGGAAGCTGTAGTTCAGCGCGAGAAGAGGAAGAACGGCGTGGACATCACCCCCGATGACGTCCGCGTCACAACTGCCGTCACCGAGGCACTTCAGCTCCTCTTTGGGGCACTTCTCGACCCGGGAGACAACATCTTGGTTCCAAGTCCGAGCTATCCCCCTTACACCGGTCTTGTCAAGTTCTACGGTGGAATTCCAAATGAGTACGAGACAATAGAGGAGAACGGCTGGCAGCCGGATATAGATGATATGAGAAAGCGCATAAACGAGAGGACTAAGGCGATAGCCGTTATCAACCCCAATAACCCCACAGGAGCGCTCTACGAGAAGAAGACCGTGAAAGAAATCCTCGAGCTGGCAGGTGAATACGACCTTCCCGTTATCAGCGACGAGATATACGACCTCATGACCTACGAGGGCAAGCACGTTTCACCGGGCTCGCTCACAAAGGACGTTCCTGTTATAGTTATGAACGGCCTCTCCAAGGTCTACTTCGCCACCGGCTGGCGCCTGGGCTACTTCTACTACATTGACCCCGAAAACAAGCTCGCTGAGGTCAGGGAGGCCGTTGACAAGCTTATGCGCATAAGAATATGCCCGAGCACCCCGGCACAGTTCGCGGCCATAGCCGGCCTAACGGGCCCGATGGACTACCTGGAAGAGTACATGAAGAAACTCAAGGAGAGGAGGGACTACATCTACAAGCGCCTCACCGAGATACCGGGAGTTAGCACCCAGAAGCCGCAGGGAGCGTTCTACATCTTCCCGAGGATAGAGGAGCGCTCCAAGTGGAAGAGCGACAAGGAGTTCGTCCTCGATGTCCTCCACGAGGCCCACGTTCTCTTCGTCCACGGCTCGGGCTTCGGAAGGGCAGGAAACTGGCACTTCCGCATAGTCTTCCTGCCGCCGGTTGAGATACTGGAGAAGGCAATGGACAGGTTCGAAGAGTTCATGAGAAAGAGGATGGCAGAGTGA
- a CDS encoding MoaD/ThiS family protein: MIKVKVLGRGIEKEIEWQKGVTVADILREVGFNTESAIARVNGKVALEEEKVEDGAYVEVIPVVSGG, encoded by the coding sequence ATGATAAAAGTCAAGGTCCTCGGAAGGGGAATAGAAAAGGAGATAGAGTGGCAGAAGGGCGTTACCGTAGCAGACATCCTGAGAGAAGTTGGCTTCAACACCGAGAGCGCCATAGCGAGGGTGAATGGAAAGGTCGCCCTAGAGGAAGAAAAAGTAGAGGACGGCGCTTACGTCGAGGTAATCCCCGTCGTCTCTGGCGGATGA